In Scophthalmus maximus strain ysfricsl-2021 chromosome 21, ASM2237912v1, whole genome shotgun sequence, one genomic interval encodes:
- the armc1 gene encoding armadillo repeat-containing protein 1 isoform X1, producing MSAEVDALTVVNQLRDLAADPLNRRAIVEDQGCLPGLILFLDHPNPQIVYSALLAVRYLAECRANREKMKDELGMMLSLQNVMQKSTSPGETKLLASEIYEILQSAGKEEAEQAEAAAASCRRKAQFFMGSSNKRAKTVVLHIDGLDDPVPVCCQTRRSLCEEALLKIRGVISFTFQMAVKRCVVRIRSDLKAEALGSAINSTKVMTAQQVVKTEDGGERMVPFQEDSAVPVEENTDIPDYLPEEEEEEEESPSQEQDKAVTRVGSITDGAGWLSTAANFLTRSFYW from the exons ATGAGTGCGGAGGTGGATGCACTGACGGTGGTGAACCAGCTGCGGGATCTCGCCGCGGACCCCCTGAACCGCAGAGCCATAGTAGAGGACCAGGGCTGTCTGCCGGGTCTCATCCTTTTCCTCGACCACCCCAACCCGCAGATCGTCTACTCAGCGCTGCTG GCCGTGCGCTACCTGGCAGAATGTCGAGCCAAcagggagaagatgaaggacGAGCTGGGCATGATGCTGAGTTTGCAGAATGTCATGCAGAA GAGCACATCGCCCGGCGAGACCAAGCTTCTGGCCTCAGAGATCTATGAAATTCTGCAGTCGGCTGGTAAAGAGGAGGCTGAGCAGGCGGAAGCAGCCGCCGCCTCCTGCCGACGTAAAGCCCAGTTCTTCATGGGCTCCAGCAACAAGCGGGCCAAAACCGTGGTGCTGCACATCGACGGACTGGACGACCCC GTCCCTGTCTGCTGTCAGACACGAAGGAGCCTGTGTGAGGAGGCGTTGCTAAAGATCCGAGGGGTCATCAGCTTCACCTTCCAGATGGCTGTCAAGAGATGTGTCGTCAGGATCCGCTCTGACCTTAAGGCTGAG gcTCTGGGTTCAGCAATCAACTCCACCAAAGTGATGACGGCTCAGCAGGTGGTGAAGACcgaagatggaggagag CGGATGGTACCGTTCCAGGAGGACTCGGCGGTGCCGGTGGAGGAGAACACGGACATCCCAGACTACCtgcccgaggaggaggaggaggaggaggagagtccgTCCCAGGAGCAGGACAAGGCCGTCACACGTGTGGGCTCCATCACAGACGGCGCAGGCTGGCTCAGCACGGCCGCTAACTTCCTGACCCGCTCTTTTTACTGGTGA
- the armc1 gene encoding armadillo repeat-containing protein 1 isoform X2 — MSAEVDALTVVNQLRDLAADPLNRRAIVEDQGCLPGLILFLDHPNPQIVYSALLAVRYLAECRANREKMKDELGMMLSLQNVMQKSTSPGETKLLASEIYEILQSAGKEEAEQAEAAAASCRRKAQFFMGSSNKRAKTVVLHIDGLDDPTRRSLCEEALLKIRGVISFTFQMAVKRCVVRIRSDLKAEALGSAINSTKVMTAQQVVKTEDGGERMVPFQEDSAVPVEENTDIPDYLPEEEEEEEESPSQEQDKAVTRVGSITDGAGWLSTAANFLTRSFYW; from the exons ATGAGTGCGGAGGTGGATGCACTGACGGTGGTGAACCAGCTGCGGGATCTCGCCGCGGACCCCCTGAACCGCAGAGCCATAGTAGAGGACCAGGGCTGTCTGCCGGGTCTCATCCTTTTCCTCGACCACCCCAACCCGCAGATCGTCTACTCAGCGCTGCTG GCCGTGCGCTACCTGGCAGAATGTCGAGCCAAcagggagaagatgaaggacGAGCTGGGCATGATGCTGAGTTTGCAGAATGTCATGCAGAA GAGCACATCGCCCGGCGAGACCAAGCTTCTGGCCTCAGAGATCTATGAAATTCTGCAGTCGGCTGGTAAAGAGGAGGCTGAGCAGGCGGAAGCAGCCGCCGCCTCCTGCCGACGTAAAGCCCAGTTCTTCATGGGCTCCAGCAACAAGCGGGCCAAAACCGTGGTGCTGCACATCGACGGACTGGACGACCCC ACACGAAGGAGCCTGTGTGAGGAGGCGTTGCTAAAGATCCGAGGGGTCATCAGCTTCACCTTCCAGATGGCTGTCAAGAGATGTGTCGTCAGGATCCGCTCTGACCTTAAGGCTGAG gcTCTGGGTTCAGCAATCAACTCCACCAAAGTGATGACGGCTCAGCAGGTGGTGAAGACcgaagatggaggagag CGGATGGTACCGTTCCAGGAGGACTCGGCGGTGCCGGTGGAGGAGAACACGGACATCCCAGACTACCtgcccgaggaggaggaggaggaggaggagagtccgTCCCAGGAGCAGGACAAGGCCGTCACACGTGTGGGCTCCATCACAGACGGCGCAGGCTGGCTCAGCACGGCCGCTAACTTCCTGACCCGCTCTTTTTACTGGTGA